One genomic segment of Gossypium arboreum isolate Shixiya-1 chromosome 3, ASM2569848v2, whole genome shotgun sequence includes these proteins:
- the LOC108465058 gene encoding aspartic proteinase Asp1 isoform X1 — protein sequence MADQKMKERRKVSLMIMVLIFQVLSASLHGCLAATGQGQPPRKPTSIHPRAGVRSSVFLPVSGNVYPLGYYSVTIGIGNPPKPFQLDIDTGSDLTWVQCDAPCTGCTLRRDQLYNPSKNNFVDCKDPICLAVNSPNPPQCKNPNEKCCFQVQYADHGSVLGFIVLDTFPLRLVNGTLSKPNLAFGCGHRLQNRGLHPPTPTAGVLGLGKSKASISSQLSSMGVTKNVFGHCLGDNRGFLFFGADFVPKSGMTWTRMLQSSSYKHYSSGPAELLFSGKPTGIKGVNVIFDTGSTYTYLNLKVYETVLNLIRKNLSGKQLHDVKDKALPICWKGTKPFKSVRDARNYFSTFALSFTGSSNVQLQLPPENYLIVTEQGNVCLGILNGAEAGLGTTNVIGDISLQGKLVIYDNENQMIGWANADCNRKFG from the exons ATGGCTGATCAGAAAATGAAAGAGAGAAGAAAAGTATCATTGATGATCATGGTGTTGATCTTTCAGGTTCTTTCTGCATCTCTTCACGGCTGTCTTGCAGCAACCGGTCAAGGTCAACCTCCTAGGAAGCCTACCTCAATCCATCCTAGGGCCGGTGTTCGCTCCTCTGTTTTTCTTCCTGTTTCTGGCAATGTCTATCCTCTTGG GTATTATTCTGTGACAATTGGTATAGGCAACCCACCTAAGCCATTTCAACTTGATATTGATACTGGCAGTGACCTCACTTGGGTCCAATGTGATGCTCCTTGTACTGGTTGCACCTTG CGTCGTGATCAACTTTACAATCCGTCTAAGAACAACTTTGTGGACTGCAAGGACCCCATATGTCTTGCAGTTAACTCTCCCAATCCACCTCAATGCAAGAACCCTAATGAAAAATGTTGCTTTCAAGTTCAGTATGCTGATCATGGTTCAGTTCTTGGTTTCATTGTCTTAGACACCTTTCCCCTACGACTTGTCAATGGCACCCTTTCTAAACCTAATTTGGCCTTCGG GTGTGGACATCGTCTTCAAAACCGCGGTCTTCACCCTCCAACTCCTACTGCCGGAGTCCTCGGGCTTGGCAAAAGTAAAGCAAGCATCTCATCACAATTGAGTAGCATGGGTGTAACCAAAAATGTGTTTGGCCATTGCCTCGGTGATAATAGAGGGTTTTTGTTCTTTGGGGCTGATTTCGTCCCAAAATCGGGAATGACTTGGACACGGATGTTACAAAGTTCCTCTTA TAAACATTATTCATCCGGTCCAGCAGAACTTCTTTTCAGTGGGAAGCCTACTGGTATTAAAGGCGTTAACGTTATCTTCGATACTGGTTCCACTTACACTTACTTGAATTTAAAAGTTTATGAAACCGTACTTAATCTG ATAAGGAAAAATCTCAGTGGAAAGCAACTACATGATGTGAAAGATAAAGCTCTACCGATCTGCTGGAAAGGCACTAAGCCTTTCAAATCCGTGCGAGATGCTCGGAACTATTTCAGCACCTTTGCATTGAGTTTTACAGGCTCAAGTAATGTTCAGCTACAGCTACCACCTGAAAATTATCTCATTGTCACT GAACAAGGAAATGTTTGCCTTGGAATTCTGAATGGCGCGGAAGCCGGACTAGGAACTACCAATGTGATTGGAG ATATTTCATTGCAAGGCAAACTGGTGATATACGACAACGAGAATCAGATGATAGGATGGGCTAATGCTGATTGTAATCGCAAGTTTGGCTGA
- the LOC108465054 gene encoding aspartic proteinase Asp1-like isoform X3 — MDVKKSKATVALMMMFMMLFLVNFPGCFSAASQQPINKKSTHLKPHNGFQSSFLFPVTGNVYPLGYYSISLSIGNPPKVFEFDIDTGSDLTWVQCDAPCTGCTKPIDHLYKPQKHILVSCEHPSCGVVHFPESPHCEKPDDQCDFEIDYVDHGSVLGVVVADVFSLRFMNGSLIHLPLTFGCAYDLKNPGPYDPPAAGVLGLGNGKASILSQLRSFDLTRNVLGHCLSGKGGGFLFLGDDLVPSGMSWMPVSANSKHYLSSPAEVLFDGKPTGIKDLKVVFDSGSSYTYFGFQVYEGVLNLVRESLTEKTLDTVQDKALPICWKGTKPFKSVHDVKNYFSTLTLKFKDTQNIQLELQPEAYLIVTEDGNACFGILNGTEAGLGDLNVIGDISLIGKMVVYDNEEQRIGWISADCNRLP; from the exons atgGATGTAAAGAAAAGCAAAGCAACAGTGGCACTGATGATGATGTTCATGATGTTGTTTCTTGTAAATTTTCCAGGGTGTTTCTCGGCTGCCAGTCAGCAACCCATCAATAAAAAGTCAACCCATCTTAAGCCTCATAATGGGTTTcaatcatcttttctttttcctgtCACTGGGAATGTTTATCCTCTTGG GTACTATTCTATATCACTGTCCATAGGCAATCCACCCAAGGTTTTCGAGTTCGATATTGATACTGGCAGTGACCTCACATGGGTCCAATGCGATGCGCCTTGCACTGGTTGCACCAAG CCAATCGATCATCTTTACAAGCCCCAAAAACACATCCTTGTAAGCTGTGAGCATCCTTCCTGCGGCGTGGTTCACTTCCCTGAAAGTCCTCACTGCGAGAAACCGGATGACCAATGTGACTTTGAGATTGACTACGTTGATCATGGTTCAGTTCTTGGTGTGGTGGTCGCTGATGTCTTTTCTCTTAGATTTATGAATGGCTCTCTTATTCATCTCCCATTGACTTTCGG ATGTGCTTATGATCTGAAAAATCCTGGCCCATATGATCCTCCAGCAGCTGGAGTCCTCGGGCTTGGCAATGGCAAAGCAAGCATATTGTCACAGCTGCGAAGCTTTGATCTCACAAGAAATGTATTAGGCCATTGTTTAAGTGGGAAAGGTGGAGGATTTTTGTTCCTAGGAGATGATCTCGTCCCTTCTGGAATGTCTTGGATGCCTGTATCGGCCAACTC TAAACATTATTTGTCAAGTCCAGCAGAAGTCTTATTTGACGGAAAGCCGACTGGTATAAAGGACCTTAAAGTAGTATTTGACAGTGGGAGTTCGTACACTTACTTTGGCTTCCAAGTTTACGAAGGAGTGCTCAATCTG GTAAGGGAAAGCTTAACCGAGAAGACGTTGGACACAGTGCAGGATAAAGCTCTCCCAATCTGCTGGAAAGGAACGAAACCTTTCAAATCTGTTCATGATGTCAAGAACTATTTCAGCACCTTGACATTGAAGTTTAAAGACACCCAGAATATTCAGCTAGAGTTACAGCCAGAAGCGTATCTTATTGTCACG GAAGATGGCAATGCTTGCTTTGGAATCTTGAATGGCACGGAAGCAGGATTGGGAGACTTGAACGTAATAGGAG ACATCTCGTTGATAGGCAAAATGGTGGTCTACGACAATGAGGAGCAGCGGATTGGTTGGATATCGGCGGATTGCAACAGGCTTCCGTAA
- the LOC108465054 gene encoding aspartic proteinase Asp1-like isoform X1 yields MDVKKSKATVALMMMFMMLFLVNFPGCFSAASQQPINKKSTHLKPHNGFQSSFLFPVTGNVYPLGYYSISLSIGNPPKVFEFDIDTGSDLTWVQCDAPCTGCTKPIDHLYKPQKHILVSCEHPSCGVVHFPESPHCEKPDDQCDFEIDYVDHGSVLGVVVADVFSLRFMNGSLIHLPLTFGCAYDLKNPGPYDPPAAGVLGLGNGKASILSQLRSFDLTRNVLGHCLSGKGGGFLFLGDDLVPSGMSWMPVSANSKHYLSSPAEVLFDGKPTGIKDLKVVFDSGSSYTYFGFQVYEGVLNLVRESLTEKTLDTVQDKALPICWKGTKPFKSVHDVKNYFSTLTLKFKDTQNIQLELQPEAYLIVTEDGNACFGILNGTEAGLGDLNVIGDISLIGKMVVYDNEEQRIGWISADCNRLPNSLDSNYKEDIQRPYAANFGILEENHPKTQGSSETNVRVRNREL; encoded by the exons atgGATGTAAAGAAAAGCAAAGCAACAGTGGCACTGATGATGATGTTCATGATGTTGTTTCTTGTAAATTTTCCAGGGTGTTTCTCGGCTGCCAGTCAGCAACCCATCAATAAAAAGTCAACCCATCTTAAGCCTCATAATGGGTTTcaatcatcttttctttttcctgtCACTGGGAATGTTTATCCTCTTGG GTACTATTCTATATCACTGTCCATAGGCAATCCACCCAAGGTTTTCGAGTTCGATATTGATACTGGCAGTGACCTCACATGGGTCCAATGCGATGCGCCTTGCACTGGTTGCACCAAG CCAATCGATCATCTTTACAAGCCCCAAAAACACATCCTTGTAAGCTGTGAGCATCCTTCCTGCGGCGTGGTTCACTTCCCTGAAAGTCCTCACTGCGAGAAACCGGATGACCAATGTGACTTTGAGATTGACTACGTTGATCATGGTTCAGTTCTTGGTGTGGTGGTCGCTGATGTCTTTTCTCTTAGATTTATGAATGGCTCTCTTATTCATCTCCCATTGACTTTCGG ATGTGCTTATGATCTGAAAAATCCTGGCCCATATGATCCTCCAGCAGCTGGAGTCCTCGGGCTTGGCAATGGCAAAGCAAGCATATTGTCACAGCTGCGAAGCTTTGATCTCACAAGAAATGTATTAGGCCATTGTTTAAGTGGGAAAGGTGGAGGATTTTTGTTCCTAGGAGATGATCTCGTCCCTTCTGGAATGTCTTGGATGCCTGTATCGGCCAACTC TAAACATTATTTGTCAAGTCCAGCAGAAGTCTTATTTGACGGAAAGCCGACTGGTATAAAGGACCTTAAAGTAGTATTTGACAGTGGGAGTTCGTACACTTACTTTGGCTTCCAAGTTTACGAAGGAGTGCTCAATCTG GTAAGGGAAAGCTTAACCGAGAAGACGTTGGACACAGTGCAGGATAAAGCTCTCCCAATCTGCTGGAAAGGAACGAAACCTTTCAAATCTGTTCATGATGTCAAGAACTATTTCAGCACCTTGACATTGAAGTTTAAAGACACCCAGAATATTCAGCTAGAGTTACAGCCAGAAGCGTATCTTATTGTCACG GAAGATGGCAATGCTTGCTTTGGAATCTTGAATGGCACGGAAGCAGGATTGGGAGACTTGAACGTAATAGGAG ACATCTCGTTGATAGGCAAAATGGTGGTCTACGACAATGAGGAGCAGCGGATTGGTTGGATATCGGCGGATTGCAACAGGCTTCC TAACAGTTTGGACAGTAATTACAAAGAAGATATTCAACGACCATATGctgcaaattttggtattttagaAGAGAATCATCCTAAAACACAAGGTTCAAGCGAGACCAATGTTCGGGTGCGCAACCGagagctctga
- the LOC108465058 gene encoding aspartic proteinase Asp1 isoform X2, whose translation MVLSASLHGCLAATGQGQPPRKPTSIHPRAGVRSSVFLPVSGNVYPLGYYSVTIGIGNPPKPFQLDIDTGSDLTWVQCDAPCTGCTLRRDQLYNPSKNNFVDCKDPICLAVNSPNPPQCKNPNEKCCFQVQYADHGSVLGFIVLDTFPLRLVNGTLSKPNLAFGCGHRLQNRGLHPPTPTAGVLGLGKSKASISSQLSSMGVTKNVFGHCLGDNRGFLFFGADFVPKSGMTWTRMLQSSSYKHYSSGPAELLFSGKPTGIKGVNVIFDTGSTYTYLNLKVYETVLNLIRKNLSGKQLHDVKDKALPICWKGTKPFKSVRDARNYFSTFALSFTGSSNVQLQLPPENYLIVTEQGNVCLGILNGAEAGLGTTNVIGDISLQGKLVIYDNENQMIGWANADCNRKFG comes from the exons ATG GTTCTTTCTGCATCTCTTCACGGCTGTCTTGCAGCAACCGGTCAAGGTCAACCTCCTAGGAAGCCTACCTCAATCCATCCTAGGGCCGGTGTTCGCTCCTCTGTTTTTCTTCCTGTTTCTGGCAATGTCTATCCTCTTGG GTATTATTCTGTGACAATTGGTATAGGCAACCCACCTAAGCCATTTCAACTTGATATTGATACTGGCAGTGACCTCACTTGGGTCCAATGTGATGCTCCTTGTACTGGTTGCACCTTG CGTCGTGATCAACTTTACAATCCGTCTAAGAACAACTTTGTGGACTGCAAGGACCCCATATGTCTTGCAGTTAACTCTCCCAATCCACCTCAATGCAAGAACCCTAATGAAAAATGTTGCTTTCAAGTTCAGTATGCTGATCATGGTTCAGTTCTTGGTTTCATTGTCTTAGACACCTTTCCCCTACGACTTGTCAATGGCACCCTTTCTAAACCTAATTTGGCCTTCGG GTGTGGACATCGTCTTCAAAACCGCGGTCTTCACCCTCCAACTCCTACTGCCGGAGTCCTCGGGCTTGGCAAAAGTAAAGCAAGCATCTCATCACAATTGAGTAGCATGGGTGTAACCAAAAATGTGTTTGGCCATTGCCTCGGTGATAATAGAGGGTTTTTGTTCTTTGGGGCTGATTTCGTCCCAAAATCGGGAATGACTTGGACACGGATGTTACAAAGTTCCTCTTA TAAACATTATTCATCCGGTCCAGCAGAACTTCTTTTCAGTGGGAAGCCTACTGGTATTAAAGGCGTTAACGTTATCTTCGATACTGGTTCCACTTACACTTACTTGAATTTAAAAGTTTATGAAACCGTACTTAATCTG ATAAGGAAAAATCTCAGTGGAAAGCAACTACATGATGTGAAAGATAAAGCTCTACCGATCTGCTGGAAAGGCACTAAGCCTTTCAAATCCGTGCGAGATGCTCGGAACTATTTCAGCACCTTTGCATTGAGTTTTACAGGCTCAAGTAATGTTCAGCTACAGCTACCACCTGAAAATTATCTCATTGTCACT GAACAAGGAAATGTTTGCCTTGGAATTCTGAATGGCGCGGAAGCCGGACTAGGAACTACCAATGTGATTGGAG ATATTTCATTGCAAGGCAAACTGGTGATATACGACAACGAGAATCAGATGATAGGATGGGCTAATGCTGATTGTAATCGCAAGTTTGGCTGA
- the LOC108465054 gene encoding aspartic proteinase Asp1-like isoform X2 produces the protein MDVKKSKATVALMMMFMMLFLVNFPGCFSAASQQPINKKSTHLKPHNGFQSSFLFPVTGNVYPLGYYSISLSIGNPPKVFEFDIDTGSDLTWVQCDAPCTGCTKPIDHLYKPQKHILVSCEHPSCGVVHFPESPHCEKPDDQCDFEIDYVDHGSVLGVVVADVFSLRFMNGSLIHLPLTFGCAYDLKNPGPYDPPAAGVLGLGNGKASILSQLRSFDLTRNVLGHCLSGKGGGFLFLGDDLVPSGMSWMPVSANSKHYLSSPAEVLFDGKPTGIKDLKVVFDSGSSYTYFGFQVYEGVLNLVRESLTEKTLDTVQDKALPICWKGTKPFKSVHDVKNYFSTLTLKFKDTQNIQLELQPEAYLIVTEDGNACFGILNGTEAGLGDLNVIGDISLIGKMVVYDNEEQRIGWISADCNRLPLDSNYKEDIQRPYAANFGILEENHPKTQGSSETNVRVRNREL, from the exons atgGATGTAAAGAAAAGCAAAGCAACAGTGGCACTGATGATGATGTTCATGATGTTGTTTCTTGTAAATTTTCCAGGGTGTTTCTCGGCTGCCAGTCAGCAACCCATCAATAAAAAGTCAACCCATCTTAAGCCTCATAATGGGTTTcaatcatcttttctttttcctgtCACTGGGAATGTTTATCCTCTTGG GTACTATTCTATATCACTGTCCATAGGCAATCCACCCAAGGTTTTCGAGTTCGATATTGATACTGGCAGTGACCTCACATGGGTCCAATGCGATGCGCCTTGCACTGGTTGCACCAAG CCAATCGATCATCTTTACAAGCCCCAAAAACACATCCTTGTAAGCTGTGAGCATCCTTCCTGCGGCGTGGTTCACTTCCCTGAAAGTCCTCACTGCGAGAAACCGGATGACCAATGTGACTTTGAGATTGACTACGTTGATCATGGTTCAGTTCTTGGTGTGGTGGTCGCTGATGTCTTTTCTCTTAGATTTATGAATGGCTCTCTTATTCATCTCCCATTGACTTTCGG ATGTGCTTATGATCTGAAAAATCCTGGCCCATATGATCCTCCAGCAGCTGGAGTCCTCGGGCTTGGCAATGGCAAAGCAAGCATATTGTCACAGCTGCGAAGCTTTGATCTCACAAGAAATGTATTAGGCCATTGTTTAAGTGGGAAAGGTGGAGGATTTTTGTTCCTAGGAGATGATCTCGTCCCTTCTGGAATGTCTTGGATGCCTGTATCGGCCAACTC TAAACATTATTTGTCAAGTCCAGCAGAAGTCTTATTTGACGGAAAGCCGACTGGTATAAAGGACCTTAAAGTAGTATTTGACAGTGGGAGTTCGTACACTTACTTTGGCTTCCAAGTTTACGAAGGAGTGCTCAATCTG GTAAGGGAAAGCTTAACCGAGAAGACGTTGGACACAGTGCAGGATAAAGCTCTCCCAATCTGCTGGAAAGGAACGAAACCTTTCAAATCTGTTCATGATGTCAAGAACTATTTCAGCACCTTGACATTGAAGTTTAAAGACACCCAGAATATTCAGCTAGAGTTACAGCCAGAAGCGTATCTTATTGTCACG GAAGATGGCAATGCTTGCTTTGGAATCTTGAATGGCACGGAAGCAGGATTGGGAGACTTGAACGTAATAGGAG ACATCTCGTTGATAGGCAAAATGGTGGTCTACGACAATGAGGAGCAGCGGATTGGTTGGATATCGGCGGATTGCAACAGGCTTCC TTTGGACAGTAATTACAAAGAAGATATTCAACGACCATATGctgcaaattttggtattttagaAGAGAATCATCCTAAAACACAAGGTTCAAGCGAGACCAATGTTCGGGTGCGCAACCGagagctctga